A single region of the Pan troglodytes isolate AG18354 chromosome 18, NHGRI_mPanTro3-v2.0_pri, whole genome shotgun sequence genome encodes:
- the MSLN gene encoding mesothelin isoform X3, with protein sequence MALPTARPLLGSCGTPALGSLLFLLFSFGWVQPSRALAGETGQQALCPQEAAPLDGVLANPPNISSLSPRQLLGFPCAEVSGLSTERVRELAVALAQKNVKLSAEQLRCLAHRLSEPPEDLDALPLDLLLFLNPDAFSGPQACTRFFSRVTKANVDLLPRGAPERQRLLPAALACWGVRGSLLSEADVRALGGLACDLPGRFVAESAEVLLPRLVSCLGPLDQDQQEAARAALQGGGPPYGPPSTWSVSTLDALRGLLPVLGQPIIRSIPQGIVAAWRQRSSRDPSWQQPERTILRPRFRRDVEKTACPSGKKAREIDESLIFYKKWELEACVDAALLAAQMDRVNAIPFTYEQLDVLKRKLDELYPQGYPESVIQHLGYLFLKMSPEDIRKWNVTSLETLKALLEVNKGHEMSPQVATLIDRFVKGRGQLDKDTLDTLTAFYPGYLCSLSPEELSSVPPSSIWAVRPQDLDTCDPRQLDVLYPKARLAFQNMNGSKYFVKIQSFLGGAPTEDLKALSQQNVSMDLATFMKLRTDAVLPLTVAEVQKLLGPHVEGLKAEERHPPVRDWILRQRQDDLDTLGLGLQGGIPNGYLVLDLSVREALSGTPCLLGTGPVLTVLALLLASTLA encoded by the exons CAGGCCCTGTGCCCCCAGGAGGCTGCGCCCCTGGACGGAGTCCTGGCCAACCCACCTAATATTTCCAG CCTCTCCCCACGCCAACTCCTTGGCTTCCCGTGTGCGGAGGTGTCCGGCCTGAGCACAGAGCGTGTCCGGGAGCTGGCTGTGGCCTTGGCACAGAAGAATGTCAAGCTCTCAGCAGAGCAG CTGCGCTGTCTGGCTCACCGGCTCTCTGAGCCCCCCGAGGACCTGGATGCCCTCCCATTGGACCTGCTGCTattcctcaa CCCAGATGCGTTCTCGGGGCCCCAGGCCTGCACCCGTTTCTTCTCCCGCGTCACGAAGGCCAATGTGGACCTGCTCCCGAGGGGGGCTCCCGAGCGACAGCGGCTGCTGCCTGCGGCTCTGGCCTGCTGG GGTGTGCGGGGGTCTCTGCTGAGCGAGGCTGATGTGCGGGCTCTGGGAGGCCTGGCTTGCGACCTGCCTGGGCGCTTTGTGGCCGAGTCGGCCGAAGTGCTGCTACCCCGGCTGGTGAGCTGCCTGGGACCCCTGGACCAGGACCAGCAGGAGGCAGCCAGGGCGGCTCTGCAGGGCGGGGGACCCCCCTACGG CCCCCCATCGACATGGTCTGTCTCCACGCTGGACGCTCTGCGGGGCCTGCTGCCCGTGCTGGGCCAGCCCATCATCCGCAGCATCCCGCAG GGCATCGTGGCCGCGTGGCGGCAACGCTCCTCTCGGGACCCATCCTGGCAGCAGCCTGAACGGACCATCCTCCGGCCACGGTTCCGGCGGGACGTGGAGA AGACAGCCTGTCCCTCAGGCAAGAAGGCCCGCGAGATAGACGAGAGCCTCATCTTCTACAAGAAGTGGGAGCTGGAAGCCTGCGTGGATGCGGCCCTGCTGGCCGCCCAGATGGACCGCGTGAACGCCATCCCCTTCACCTACGAGCAGCTGGACGTCCTAAAGCGTAAACTGGATGAG CTCTACCCACAAGGTTACCCCGAGTCTGTGATCCAGCACCTGGGCTACCTCTTCCTCAAGATGAGCCCTGAGGACATTCGCAAGTGGAATGTGACGTCCCTGGAGACCCTGAAGGCTTTGCTTGAAGTCAACAAAGGGCACGAAATGAGTCCTCAG GTGGCCACCCTGATCGACCGCTTTGTGAAGGGAAGGGGCCAGCTAGACAAAGACACCCTAGACACCCTGACCGCCTTCTACCCTGGGTACCTGTGCTCCCTCAGCCCCGAGGAGCTGAGCTCCGTGCCCCCCAGCAGCATCTG GGCGGTCAGGCCCCAGGACCTGGACACGTGTGACCCAAGGCAGCTGGACGTCCTCTATCCCAAGGCCCGCCTTGCTTTCCAGAACATGAACGGGTCCAAATACTTCGTGAAGATCCAGTCCTTCCTGG GTGGGGCCCCCACAGAGGATTTGAAGGCGCTCAGTCAGCAGAATGTGAGCATGGACTTGGCCACGTTCATGAAGCTGCGGACAGATGCGGTGCTG CCGTTGACTGTGGCTGAGGTGCAGAAACTTCTGGGACCCCACGTGGAGGGCCTGAAGGCGGAGGAGCGGCACCCCCCGGTGCGGGACTGGATCCTACGGCAGCGGCAGGACGACCTGGACACGCTGGGGCTGGGGCTACAGGGCGGCATCCCCAACGGCTACCTGGTCCTAGACCTCAGCGTGCGAG AGGCCCTCTCGGGGACGCCCTGCCTCCTAGGAACTGGACCTGTTCTCACCGTCCTGGCACTGCTCCTAGCCTCCACCCTGGCCTGA
- the MSLN gene encoding mesothelin isoform X4 produces the protein MALPTARPLLGSCGTPALGSLLFLLFSFGWVQPSRALAGETGQEAAPLDGVLANPPNISSLSPRQLLGFPCAEVSGLSTERVRELAVALAQKNVKLSAEQLRCLAHRLSEPPEDLDALPLDLLLFLNPDAFSGPQACTRFFSRVTKANVDLLPRGAPERQRLLPAALACWGVRGSLLSEADVRALGGLACDLPGRFVAESAEVLLPRLVSCLGPLDQDQQEAARAALQGGGPPYGPPSTWSVSTLDALRGLLPVLGQPIIRSIPQGIVAAWRQRSSRDPSWQQPERTILRPRFRRDVEKTACPSGKKAREIDESLIFYKKWELEACVDAALLAAQMDRVNAIPFTYEQLDVLKRKLDELYPQGYPESVIQHLGYLFLKMSPEDIRKWNVTSLETLKALLEVNKGHEMSPQVATLIDRFVKGRGQLDKDTLDTLTAFYPGYLCSLSPEELSSVPPSSIWAVRPQDLDTCDPRQLDVLYPKARLAFQNMNGSKYFVKIQSFLGGAPTEDLKALSQQNVSMDLATFMKLRTDAVLPLTVAEVQKLLGPHVEGLKAEERHPPVRDWILRQRQDDLDTLGLGLQGGIPNGYLVLDLSVREALSGTPCLLGTGPVLTVLALLLASTLA, from the exons GAGGCTGCGCCCCTGGACGGAGTCCTGGCCAACCCACCTAATATTTCCAG CCTCTCCCCACGCCAACTCCTTGGCTTCCCGTGTGCGGAGGTGTCCGGCCTGAGCACAGAGCGTGTCCGGGAGCTGGCTGTGGCCTTGGCACAGAAGAATGTCAAGCTCTCAGCAGAGCAG CTGCGCTGTCTGGCTCACCGGCTCTCTGAGCCCCCCGAGGACCTGGATGCCCTCCCATTGGACCTGCTGCTattcctcaa CCCAGATGCGTTCTCGGGGCCCCAGGCCTGCACCCGTTTCTTCTCCCGCGTCACGAAGGCCAATGTGGACCTGCTCCCGAGGGGGGCTCCCGAGCGACAGCGGCTGCTGCCTGCGGCTCTGGCCTGCTGG GGTGTGCGGGGGTCTCTGCTGAGCGAGGCTGATGTGCGGGCTCTGGGAGGCCTGGCTTGCGACCTGCCTGGGCGCTTTGTGGCCGAGTCGGCCGAAGTGCTGCTACCCCGGCTGGTGAGCTGCCTGGGACCCCTGGACCAGGACCAGCAGGAGGCAGCCAGGGCGGCTCTGCAGGGCGGGGGACCCCCCTACGG CCCCCCATCGACATGGTCTGTCTCCACGCTGGACGCTCTGCGGGGCCTGCTGCCCGTGCTGGGCCAGCCCATCATCCGCAGCATCCCGCAG GGCATCGTGGCCGCGTGGCGGCAACGCTCCTCTCGGGACCCATCCTGGCAGCAGCCTGAACGGACCATCCTCCGGCCACGGTTCCGGCGGGACGTGGAGA AGACAGCCTGTCCCTCAGGCAAGAAGGCCCGCGAGATAGACGAGAGCCTCATCTTCTACAAGAAGTGGGAGCTGGAAGCCTGCGTGGATGCGGCCCTGCTGGCCGCCCAGATGGACCGCGTGAACGCCATCCCCTTCACCTACGAGCAGCTGGACGTCCTAAAGCGTAAACTGGATGAG CTCTACCCACAAGGTTACCCCGAGTCTGTGATCCAGCACCTGGGCTACCTCTTCCTCAAGATGAGCCCTGAGGACATTCGCAAGTGGAATGTGACGTCCCTGGAGACCCTGAAGGCTTTGCTTGAAGTCAACAAAGGGCACGAAATGAGTCCTCAG GTGGCCACCCTGATCGACCGCTTTGTGAAGGGAAGGGGCCAGCTAGACAAAGACACCCTAGACACCCTGACCGCCTTCTACCCTGGGTACCTGTGCTCCCTCAGCCCCGAGGAGCTGAGCTCCGTGCCCCCCAGCAGCATCTG GGCGGTCAGGCCCCAGGACCTGGACACGTGTGACCCAAGGCAGCTGGACGTCCTCTATCCCAAGGCCCGCCTTGCTTTCCAGAACATGAACGGGTCCAAATACTTCGTGAAGATCCAGTCCTTCCTGG GTGGGGCCCCCACAGAGGATTTGAAGGCGCTCAGTCAGCAGAATGTGAGCATGGACTTGGCCACGTTCATGAAGCTGCGGACAGATGCGGTGCTG CCGTTGACTGTGGCTGAGGTGCAGAAACTTCTGGGACCCCACGTGGAGGGCCTGAAGGCGGAGGAGCGGCACCCCCCGGTGCGGGACTGGATCCTACGGCAGCGGCAGGACGACCTGGACACGCTGGGGCTGGGGCTACAGGGCGGCATCCCCAACGGCTACCTGGTCCTAGACCTCAGCGTGCGAG AGGCCCTCTCGGGGACGCCCTGCCTCCTAGGAACTGGACCTGTTCTCACCGTCCTGGCACTGCTCCTAGCCTCCACCCTGGCCTGA